A portion of the Esox lucius isolate fEsoLuc1 chromosome 20, fEsoLuc1.pri, whole genome shotgun sequence genome contains these proteins:
- the si:ch211-154o6.3 gene encoding lissencephaly-1 homolog isoform X1, which translates to MGEVRKLQKKLRQIENLEIRIYHSLTPEEKVKISRKAELRTRLAELLLQLSGPQQTPGIVGEGKQEKMKRQVEASSEALPSHSPSATKIPRIPKGETQRAGQQEKTVSQKEALTRKEIGRMKGMERQRETGSGVMQSEPVPAGMNTSLVEDQEDAEFSSLKASWEKAKFRLRLLEGHSDIITCVVAVDNLVISGSRDTTIKVWLVPTATEQRNLGGHTGGVTCLAAPPPEYCRRLACDLSLGEKERFILSGSTDCCVRIWALSTGQCVKSIYTFNAVTALCFVPEGHGYIIIGSDGGKVQAWSWQTMENCQSINAHDEAITSIQSQGPLVFSGSAEGGLSVWEGLCSDRQPLRLLHRWDAEVTGCRGQGARLTLSPRGDRVFVAYGRASVRIINWRTGTVSRLANHSSVAGLTDCVHQIGGLLIGSCYDLANGESSLNLFSLPQCRYLASLTCMDAPRILCFAAWLTGSGGHRWVTGGRDLMVWEQLPSSGKQRGDVTAKRDSRLDATLTETEWEDEDSDGEQYYDDDDEGGDEEDHTSQNAAESSLSSWLRCSLQ; encoded by the exons ATCTCCAGGAAGGCGGAGCTCCGCACCAGATTGGCTGAACTGCTGCTGCAGCTTTCTGGCCCCCAGCAAACTCCGGGGATTGTGGGAGAAGGAAAACAGGAGAAGATGAAAAGACAAGT TGAAGCCAGCTCTGAGGCACTTCCCTCACACAGTCCTTCTGCTACCAAGATTCCCAGAATTCCCAAGGGGGAGACACAGCGGGCAGGTCAACAGGAGaagacagtcagtcagaaagAGGCTTTGACGAGGAAAGAGATCGGCAGAATGAAGGGAatggagagacaaagggagacagGATCGGGGGTAATGCAGTCAGAGCCTGTGCCAGCCGGGATGAACACAAGCCTTGTGGAGGACCAGGAAG ATGCCGAGTTTTCATCTCTCAAAGCCTCTTGGGAGAAAGCTAAGTTTCGTTTGAGGTTGCTAGAGGGTCACAGTGACATCATAACCTGTGTGGTTGCCGTTGACAACCTGGTGATCTCTGGCAG tcgagACACGACAATAAAGGTGTGGCTTGTTCCTACGGCAACAGAGCAGCGGAATTTGGGGGGTCACACTGGCGGGGTCACCTGTCTGGCTGCCCCTCCACCTGAATACTGCAGAAGACtgg CCTGTGATTTGTCTttgggagagaaggagaggttcATTCTGAGTGGCTCAACAGACTGCTGCGTGAGGATCTGGGCCTTAAGCACTG GACAGTGTGTAAAGTCCATATACACCTTTAACGCCGTGACTGCTCTCTGCTTTGTGCCTGAAGGCCATGGCTACATCATCATCGGATCAG ATGGGGGTAAAGTTCAGGCCTGGAGCTGGCAAACCATGGAAAACTGTCAATCCATCAATGCCCATGACGAGGCCATAACATCCATACAG TCCCAGGGTCCCCTGGTGTTCAGCGGCTCGGCGGAGGGCGGTTTGTCTGTGTGGGAGGGGCTTTGCTCGGACCGGCAACCTCTGCGACTGTTGCATCGCTGGGACGCCGAGGTAACGGGCTGCAGAGGCCAGGGGGCTCGGCTGACCCTCAGTCCCCGCGGCGACCGGGTCTTTGTGGCCTATGGCAGAGCCAGCGTAAGGATCATCAACTGGAGGACGG GGACTGTGTCCAGGCTAGCCAATCACAGCAGCGTCGCCGGCCTAACCGATTGTGTACATCAGATTGGGGGTCTGCTGATTGGCTCTTGCTACGATCTGGCCAATGGGGAAAGCTCGCTGAACC TGTTCTCCCTCCCGCAGTGCAGGTACTTGGCCTCACTGACCTGCATGGATGCTCCCAGAATTCTTTGCTTTGCGGCTTGGCTTACGGGCAGCGGGGGTCACCGCTGGGTCACAGGGGGGCGTGACCTAATGGTGTGGGAACAGCTCCCCAGTTCCGGGAAGCAGAG GGGTGATGTCACGGCGAAGCGAGACAGCCGATTGGACGCCACCCTGACGGAGACCGAGTGGGAGGACGAGGACAGCGATGGTGAGCAAT ATTACGATGATGATGACGAGGGCGGTGACGAAGAAGACCACACGTCCCAAAATGCAGCAGAGTCGAGCTTGTCATCCTGGCTCCGCTGTTCTCTCCAGTGA
- the si:ch211-154o6.3 gene encoding lissencephaly-1 homolog isoform X2: MGEVRKLQKKLRQIENLEIRIYHSLTPEEKVKISRKAELRTRLAELLLQLSGPQQTPGIVGEGKQEKMKRQVEASSEALPSHSPSATKIPRIPKGETQRAGQQEKTVSQKEALTRKEIGRMKGMERQRETGSGVMQSEPVPAGMNTSLVEDQEDAEFSSLKASWEKAKFRLRLLEGHSDIITCVVAVDNLVISGSRDTTIKVWLVPTATEQRNLGGHTGGVTCLAAPPPEYCRRLACDLSLGEKERFILSGSTDCCVRIWALSTGQCVKSIYTFNAVTALCFVPEGHGYIIIGSDGGKVQAWSWQTMENCQSINAHDEAITSIQSQGPLVFSGSAEGGLSVWEGLCSDRQPLRLLHRWDAEVTGCRGQGARLTLSPRGDRVFVAYGRASVRIINWRTGTVSRLANHSSVAGLTDCVHQIGGLLIGSCYDLANGESSLNLFSLPQCRYLASLTCMDAPRILCFAAWLTGSGGHRWVTGGRDLMVWEQLPSSGKQRGDVTAKRDSRLDATLTETEWEDEDSDDYDDDDEGGDEEDHTSQNAAESSLSSWLRCSLQ, from the exons ATCTCCAGGAAGGCGGAGCTCCGCACCAGATTGGCTGAACTGCTGCTGCAGCTTTCTGGCCCCCAGCAAACTCCGGGGATTGTGGGAGAAGGAAAACAGGAGAAGATGAAAAGACAAGT TGAAGCCAGCTCTGAGGCACTTCCCTCACACAGTCCTTCTGCTACCAAGATTCCCAGAATTCCCAAGGGGGAGACACAGCGGGCAGGTCAACAGGAGaagacagtcagtcagaaagAGGCTTTGACGAGGAAAGAGATCGGCAGAATGAAGGGAatggagagacaaagggagacagGATCGGGGGTAATGCAGTCAGAGCCTGTGCCAGCCGGGATGAACACAAGCCTTGTGGAGGACCAGGAAG ATGCCGAGTTTTCATCTCTCAAAGCCTCTTGGGAGAAAGCTAAGTTTCGTTTGAGGTTGCTAGAGGGTCACAGTGACATCATAACCTGTGTGGTTGCCGTTGACAACCTGGTGATCTCTGGCAG tcgagACACGACAATAAAGGTGTGGCTTGTTCCTACGGCAACAGAGCAGCGGAATTTGGGGGGTCACACTGGCGGGGTCACCTGTCTGGCTGCCCCTCCACCTGAATACTGCAGAAGACtgg CCTGTGATTTGTCTttgggagagaaggagaggttcATTCTGAGTGGCTCAACAGACTGCTGCGTGAGGATCTGGGCCTTAAGCACTG GACAGTGTGTAAAGTCCATATACACCTTTAACGCCGTGACTGCTCTCTGCTTTGTGCCTGAAGGCCATGGCTACATCATCATCGGATCAG ATGGGGGTAAAGTTCAGGCCTGGAGCTGGCAAACCATGGAAAACTGTCAATCCATCAATGCCCATGACGAGGCCATAACATCCATACAG TCCCAGGGTCCCCTGGTGTTCAGCGGCTCGGCGGAGGGCGGTTTGTCTGTGTGGGAGGGGCTTTGCTCGGACCGGCAACCTCTGCGACTGTTGCATCGCTGGGACGCCGAGGTAACGGGCTGCAGAGGCCAGGGGGCTCGGCTGACCCTCAGTCCCCGCGGCGACCGGGTCTTTGTGGCCTATGGCAGAGCCAGCGTAAGGATCATCAACTGGAGGACGG GGACTGTGTCCAGGCTAGCCAATCACAGCAGCGTCGCCGGCCTAACCGATTGTGTACATCAGATTGGGGGTCTGCTGATTGGCTCTTGCTACGATCTGGCCAATGGGGAAAGCTCGCTGAACC TGTTCTCCCTCCCGCAGTGCAGGTACTTGGCCTCACTGACCTGCATGGATGCTCCCAGAATTCTTTGCTTTGCGGCTTGGCTTACGGGCAGCGGGGGTCACCGCTGGGTCACAGGGGGGCGTGACCTAATGGTGTGGGAACAGCTCCCCAGTTCCGGGAAGCAGAG GGGTGATGTCACGGCGAAGCGAGACAGCCGATTGGACGCCACCCTGACGGAGACCGAGTGGGAGGACGAGGACAGCGATG ATTACGATGATGATGACGAGGGCGGTGACGAAGAAGACCACACGTCCCAAAATGCAGCAGAGTCGAGCTTGTCATCCTGGCTCCGCTGTTCTCTCCAGTGA
- the pianp gene encoding PILR alpha-associated neural protein isoform X1, translating to MERCFISAVTRPTALRCVFFLLVAAVTRPSTCNRDDGGEGQVEAASTQLSVTGQVTPTPIWSVDWGPTLPLEDETPHILSSQETDPHHRGRQVPATTAEAWPYQSAPGSAEPQEPRDLLEAPGTEGVVDGGSEAEEGEPEEVDPQFYVTVTISSLLILTAVIITAKLCYDRSCSQQPPPLSRGVGPPLSLALPRTLAQEDSRQTLHSTPSFNDRERIPVVNF from the exons ATGGAGAGATG CTTCATCTCTGCTGTCACACGACCGACTGCCCTCCGCTGCGTATTCTTCCTCCTGGTTGCCGCGGTGACACGACCCTCGACATGTAACCGTGACGACGGGGGCGAGGGGCAGGTGGAGGCTGCCTCCACCCAGCTGTCCGTCACGGGACAGGTCACGCCGACCCCAATCTGGTCTGTCGACTGGGGCCCCACGTTACCACTGGAGGACGAGACGCCTCACATCCTGTCCAGCCAGGAAACGGACCCACACCATCGTGGCCGTCAGGTCCCCGCAACGACCGCAGAGGCCTGGCCTTATCAGAGCGCACCAGGAAGTGCAGAGCCCCAGGAGCCCCGTGACCTGCTGGAGGCCCCGGGCACAGAGGGAGTGGTGGATGGAGGGAGCgaggcagaggagggagagCCCGAGGAAG TGGATCCTCAGTTCTACGTCACAGTGACAATCTCCTCTCTTCTTATCCTGACGGCTGTTATCATTACAGCCAAACTCTG TTACGACCGCAGCTGTTCCCAGCAGCCACCCCCGCTCTCCCGTGGCGTGGGCCCCCCCCTTTCCCTCGCCCTCCCTCGTACCCTGGCTCAGGAGGACAGCAGGCAGACGCTGCACAGTACTCCCTCCTTCAACGACAGAGAGAG GATCCCCGTGGTGAACTTCTAA
- the pianp gene encoding PILR alpha-associated neural protein isoform X2, whose amino-acid sequence MERCFISAVTRPTALRCVFFLLVAAVTRPSTCNRDDGGEGQVEAASTQLSVTGQVTPTPIWSVDWGPTLPLEDETPHILSSQETDPHHRGRQVPATTAEAWPYQSAPGSAEPQEPRDLLEAPGTEGVVDGGSEAEEGEPEEVDPQFYVTVTISSLLILTAVIITAKLWIPVVNF is encoded by the exons ATGGAGAGATG CTTCATCTCTGCTGTCACACGACCGACTGCCCTCCGCTGCGTATTCTTCCTCCTGGTTGCCGCGGTGACACGACCCTCGACATGTAACCGTGACGACGGGGGCGAGGGGCAGGTGGAGGCTGCCTCCACCCAGCTGTCCGTCACGGGACAGGTCACGCCGACCCCAATCTGGTCTGTCGACTGGGGCCCCACGTTACCACTGGAGGACGAGACGCCTCACATCCTGTCCAGCCAGGAAACGGACCCACACCATCGTGGCCGTCAGGTCCCCGCAACGACCGCAGAGGCCTGGCCTTATCAGAGCGCACCAGGAAGTGCAGAGCCCCAGGAGCCCCGTGACCTGCTGGAGGCCCCGGGCACAGAGGGAGTGGTGGATGGAGGGAGCgaggcagaggagggagagCCCGAGGAAG TGGATCCTCAGTTCTACGTCACAGTGACAATCTCCTCTCTTCTTATCCTGACGGCTGTTATCATTACAGCCAAACTCTG GATCCCCGTGGTGAACTTCTAA